A single region of the Ziziphus jujuba cultivar Dongzao chromosome 10, ASM3175591v1 genome encodes:
- the LOC107409708 gene encoding uncharacterized protein LOC107409708 produces the protein MEAGTGKPTTTMMCTLLAMDHTGFCYKVCSVCERTLPDNPDSRCKLCNFNASNSASSASKRLFRILMSVASDTKVFTVICFDRVAKVLFGCSADEFFDFAKIHPFAAATASKILEGEMFKITLSKPKNGNAQHLRVVQVFPLRTGFQPAIETLKEFYGVKSGS, from the exons ATGGAGGCTGGTACTGGTAAACCAACAACAACGATGATGTGCACATTGCTAGCAATGGACCACACGGGATTTTGTTACAAAGTCTGTTCCGTCTGTGAGAGGACTCTTCCTGATAACCCAGATTCTCGCTGTAAACTCTGCAACTTCAATGCCTCAAACTCTGCCTCCTCCGCTTCCAAACGCCTCTTTCGCATTCTT ATGTCTGTAGCATCAGATACAAAGGTGTTTACTGTGATATGCTTTGATAGGGTAGCTAAGGTTCTGTTTGGTTGCTCTGCCGATGAGTTTTTTGACTTTGCCAAGATTCACCCTTTTGCTG CTGCAACTGCTAGTAAAATTCTGGAGGGAGAGATGTTTAAAATCACACTTTCCAAACCAAAGAATGGTAATGCACAACATCTTCGTGTGGTTCAAGTTTTTCCTCTGCGGACTGGATTTCAGCCAGCAATCGAGACCTTGAAGGAATTCTATGGAGTAAAAAGTGGCTCTTAA
- the LOC107409144 gene encoding serine carboxypeptidase-like yields MAFSCSHVILSFLFLVFPFSSATFPPAHDHLRMSSVAGFSKLNAERLIKSLNLFPDDDVNIAPHDHSFEPPKIVEKSFKFPFLNASSGPSVQELGHHAGYYKLPRSQSARMFYLFFESRNSEKDPVVIWLTGGPGCSSELAVFYENGPFQIANDLSLVWNDYGWDKASNLLFVDQPIGTGFSYSSDQSDIRHDEEGVSNDLFDFLQAFFTEHPQFVKNDFYITGESYAGHYVPAIASRVHKGNKAKEGIHINFKGFAIGNGLTNPEIQYKAYSDYALDNGLITKTDYANVNKLVPDCEQAIKSCGPTGGDACLNSYYLCTRIFEKIMDLARGNLNYYDIRKKCEGDLCYDFSNMERFLNEKSVRDALGVGDIEFVSCSSTVYDAMVSDWMRNLEVGIPELLEDGIKVLVYAGEYDLICNWLGNSRWVHAMQWSGQKQFVDSPNVSFLVDGKEAGQLKSHGPLSFLKVHNAGHMVPMDQPKGALQMLKSWMQGKLATGVTPERISPMKHRQPEPAQ; encoded by the exons ATGGCATTTTCTTGTTCTCATgtcattctttcttttcttttccttgtctTTCCATTCTCTTCTGCAACTTTTCCTCCTGCCCATGACCACCTTAGAATGTCTTCCGTTGCCGGCTTCTCGAAACTAAACGCAGAGAGGCTCATCAAAAGTCTCAATCTCTTCCCTGATGATGATGTAAATATTGCACCCCATGATCATTCTTTTGAACCTCCAAAGATTGTGgaaaaaagtttcaaattcCCCTTCCTTAATGCTTCTTCTGGTCCTTCTGTTCAAGAACTTGGTCACCATGCCGGTTATTATAAGCTTCCTCGGTCTCAATCAGCAAG GATGTTCTACTTGTTCTTCGAATCGAGAAACAGTGAGAAAGACCCTGTTGTCATTTGGTTAACTGGAGGGCCAGGGTGCAGCAGTGAATTGGCTGTGTTTTATGAAAATGGTCCTTTCCAAATTGCAAACGACTTGTCTCTTGTTTGGAATGACTATGGTTGGGACAAG GCATCAAACCTCCTTTTTGTTGACCAACCTATTGGGACTGGTTTCAGCTATTCATCTGACCAGAGCGACATTCGTCATGATGAAGAAGGAGTTAGCAACGACTTGTTTGACTTTTTGCAG GCATTTTTCACTGAGCATCCTCAATTTGTTAAAAATGACTTTTACATTACTGGAGAATCATATGCTGGACACTATGTTCCTGCCATTGCTTCCCGGGTTCATAAAGGAAACAAAGCTAAGGAAGGGATTCATATAAACTTCAAG GGATTTGCCATTGGGAATGGCCTAACCAATCCCGAAATTCAGTACAAGGCATACTCTGATTATGCACTTGATAATGGTTTGATTACAAAGACTGATTATGCAAATGTCAACAAATTGGTTCCAGACTGCGAACAGGCCATAAAATCTTGTG GCCCCACCGGTGGAGATGCTTGCCTGAATTCATATTATCTTTGTACTCGAATTTTCGAGAAGATCATGGATCTTGCAAGAGGAAACCTAAAT TACTATGATATCAGAAAGAAATGTGAAGGGGACTTGTGCTATGACTTCTCAAACATGGAGAGATTCCTGAACGAGAAATCAGTCAGAGATGCCCTTGGAGTAGGGGATATAGAATTTGTTTCTTGCAGCTCAACTGTGTATGATGCAATGGTGTCGGATTGGATGAGAAATCTTGAAGTAGGAATTCCTGAACTTCTTGAGGATGGAATTAAGGTGCTAGTGTATGCTGGGGAATATGACCTTATATGCAATTGGCTTG GGAACTCAAGGTGGGTTCATGCCATGCAATGGTCTGGCCAAAAACAATTTGTCGATTCCCCTAATGTTTCTTTTCTAGTTGATGGAAAAGAAGCAGGACAGCTAAAAAGTCATGGGCCTCTGAGTTTCTTAAAG GTACATAATGCTGGTCACATGGTTCCAATGGATCAACCTAAAGGTGCATTACAGATGCTAAAGAGCTGGATGCAAGGGAAACTAGCCACAGGCGTGACCCCAGAAAGAATATCTCCCATGAAACATCGTCAGCCTGAGCCAGCACagtga
- the LOC107411603 gene encoding vacuolar protein sorting-associated protein 24 homolog 1 isoform X2, with product MEKVMNILKPKPNPQQQLRDWQRRLRQECRNIERQIRDIQREEKSVEKAIREAAKRNDMVSAKALAKEIVRSRKTVTRLYENKAQLNSISMHLGESVDVMKLVNNLMKAPEVATTMQEFNKEITKAGVIEEIVSDAVDSALDSEDMEEEIEEEVDKVLTAIAGETAAELPEAIRKERIKQPAQTSENGQEEEAIPEGVDDEEELEEIRARLAKVRS from the exons ATGGAGAAGGTGATGAACATTTTGAAGCCAAAGCCAAACCCACAACAACAATTGAGAGATTGGCAGCGTAGACTCCGCCAAGAGTGCCGCAATATTGAACGTCAGATTCgag ATAtacaaagagaagagaaaagtgTGGAGAAAGCCATTAGAGAAGCTGCCAAGAGGAATGACATGGTCTCTGCTAAG GCACTTGCAAAAGAAATTGTCAGATCAAGAAAAACAGTGACCCGTCTTTATGAAAATAAGGCACAACTCAATTCAATATCAATGCACCTTGGGGAAAGTGTTG ATGTTATGAAGCTTGTAAATAATCTCATGAAAGCTCCAGAGGTGGCTACTACAATGCAAGAGTTCAATAAAGAAATAACCAAG GCAGGGGTGATTGAGGAGATTGTAAGTGATGCTGTTGACTCAGCACTAGACTCTGAGGATATGGAAGAGGAGATAGAAGAAGAGGTTGATAAGGTTTTGACTGCCATTGCTGGTGAGACTGCCGCAGAGCTTCCTGAAGCTATCAGGAAGGAGAGAATAAAACAACCTGCTCAGACATCGGAAAATGGACAGGAG gagGAAGCAATACCCGAGGGTGTTGATGATGAGGAAGAATTGGAAGAAATAAGAGCTCGACTGGCCAAAGTACGGTCATAA
- the LOC107411603 gene encoding vacuolar protein sorting-associated protein 24 homolog 1 isoform X1 yields MEKVMNILKPKPNPQQQLRDWQRRLRQECRNIERQIRDIQREEKSVEKAIREAAKRNDMVSAKALAKEIVRSRKTVTRLYENKAQLNSISMHLGESVAIARTVGHLSKSADVMKLVNNLMKAPEVATTMQEFNKEITKAGVIEEIVSDAVDSALDSEDMEEEIEEEVDKVLTAIAGETAAELPEAIRKERIKQPAQTSENGQEEEAIPEGVDDEEELEEIRARLAKVRS; encoded by the exons ATGGAGAAGGTGATGAACATTTTGAAGCCAAAGCCAAACCCACAACAACAATTGAGAGATTGGCAGCGTAGACTCCGCCAAGAGTGCCGCAATATTGAACGTCAGATTCgag ATAtacaaagagaagagaaaagtgTGGAGAAAGCCATTAGAGAAGCTGCCAAGAGGAATGACATGGTCTCTGCTAAG GCACTTGCAAAAGAAATTGTCAGATCAAGAAAAACAGTGACCCGTCTTTATGAAAATAAGGCACAACTCAATTCAATATCAATGCACCTTGGGGAAAGTGTTG CTATTGCCCGTACTGTGGGGCATTTATCTAAGAGTGCAGATGTTATGAAGCTTGTAAATAATCTCATGAAAGCTCCAGAGGTGGCTACTACAATGCAAGAGTTCAATAAAGAAATAACCAAG GCAGGGGTGATTGAGGAGATTGTAAGTGATGCTGTTGACTCAGCACTAGACTCTGAGGATATGGAAGAGGAGATAGAAGAAGAGGTTGATAAGGTTTTGACTGCCATTGCTGGTGAGACTGCCGCAGAGCTTCCTGAAGCTATCAGGAAGGAGAGAATAAAACAACCTGCTCAGACATCGGAAAATGGACAGGAG gagGAAGCAATACCCGAGGGTGTTGATGATGAGGAAGAATTGGAAGAAATAAGAGCTCGACTGGCCAAAGTACGGTCATAA
- the LOC107411602 gene encoding xyloglucan endotransglucosylase/hydrolase protein 31 yields MALLLSFTFFVLISSTTAQSPPSPGYSPSSRVNSIGFNQGFRNLWGSKHQSLDQGSLTIWLDSSSGSGFKSLRPYQSGYFGASMKLHPGYTAGVITSFYLSNNEEHPGNHDEIDIEFLGTTPDKPYTLQTNVYIRGSGDGNIIGREMRFHLWFDPTQDFHHYALVWNPTEIIFLVDDVPIRRYARKSDATFPTRPMWVYGSIWDASSWATEDGKYKADYKYQPFIGKYRNFKLGGSAAASASPSGSTGLSQQQLSAMEWVQRNHLVYDYCHDPKRDHARIPEC; encoded by the exons ATGGCTCTTCTTCTATCATTCACATTCTTTGTTCTAATATCTTCAACCACTGCTCAGAGTCCACCATCACCTGGTTACTCACCCAGTTCCAGAGTTAATTCCATAGGTTTCAATCAGGGTTTTCGGAATCTCTGGGGTTCAAAACATCAGAGTTTGGACCAAGGCTCATTAACAATCTGGCTTGACAGTAGCTCAG GAAGTGGGTTTAAGTCTCTCCGTCCATACCAATCTGGATATTTTGGTGCTTCCATGAAACTCCATCCTGGTTACACTGCAGGAGTTATTACTTCTTTCTAT ctttCGAACAACGAAGAACATCCCGGAAACCATGACGAAATCGATATCGAATTTCTGGGAACAACACCAGATAAGCCGTACACGTTGCAGACCAATGTGTATATAAGAGGCAGCGGAGATGGAAACATCATCGGAAGAGAGATGAGGTTTCATTTATGGTTTGATCCAACACAGGATTTCCATCACTATGCCTTAGTTTGGAACCCAACTGAGATCAT ATTCTTGGTGGATGATGTGCCTATAAGGAGGTATGCAAGGAAGAGTGATGCCACATTCCCTACAAGGCCCATGTGGGTTTATGGTTCAATATGGGATGCATCTTCGTGGGCTACTGAGGATGGCAAATACAAAGCCGACTATAAATACCAACCATTTATTGGCAAGTACAGGAACTTCAAGCTTGGAGGCTCGGCTGCTGCCTCAGCCTCGCCGTCTGGCTCGACGGGTCTAAGCCAGCAACAGCTCTCGGCCATGGAGTGGGTGCAGAGGAACCACTTGGTCTATGACTATTGCCATGACCCCAAGAGAGACCACGCACGAATACCAGAGTGTTAG